In the Thermoproteota archaeon genome, one interval contains:
- the metG gene encoding methionine--tRNA ligase subunit beta produces MEYDVEEFWKFDLRVGYVKRAEKISKSRKLIKLEVDFGNEERTIVTGIGDQYKPEELEGRKMIFVLNLKPKKLMGVESRGMLLLAEEDGRVHLITVREDVPVGVKVW; encoded by the coding sequence CGATCTGAGGGTGGGATACGTAAAGAGAGCGGAGAAGATCTCCAAGTCTAGGAAGCTGATAAAGCTCGAAGTGGACTTCGGAAATGAGGAAAGGACCATCGTAACCGGGATAGGGGATCAGTACAAGCCGGAGGAACTGGAGGGCAGGAAAATGATATTCGTCCTTAATCTGAAGCCTAAGAAACTTATGGGGGTAGAGAGTAGAGGTATGCTCCTTCTAGCTGAGGAGGACGGCAGGGTACATCTAATAACAGTGAGGGAGGATGTGCCAGTAGGCGTTAAGGTGTGGTGA